A window of the Arachis duranensis cultivar V14167 chromosome 5, aradu.V14167.gnm2.J7QH, whole genome shotgun sequence genome harbors these coding sequences:
- the LOC107490365 gene encoding uncharacterized protein LOC107490365, translating into MTTILNPMMADHESKFERLARQVERIARIVNHDKGERYNAKKNNEGAKNVFQNENNVLNRENPYVVPRCQNADDLLAKLRGGERYQVTRIVEEVLNRVGLNVDFMNQSHFVSAFSQVVQMAEVPRGVKNLKIVTKFAGEVGESTTEHVARYLVEIRNLANDENLKIKFFSSSLMKNAFT; encoded by the coding sequence ATGACTACAATTCTGAATCCCATGATGGCTGATCATGAATCGAAATTCGAGCGTCTTGCTAGACAAGTCGAAAGGATTGCTCGAATTGTCAATCATGATAAAGGTGAAAGGTATAATGCCAAGAAAAATAACGAAGGAgcaaaaaatgtttttcaaaatgaaaaCAATGTTTTGAATCGAGAAAATCCTTATGTAGTTCCTCGATGTCAAAATGCTGATGACCTTTTAGCCAAATTGCGTGGCGGTGAACGTTATCAAGTCACTAGAATTGTGGAAGAAGTATTAAATAGGGTTGGACTGAATGTTGATTTTATGAATCAATCACATTTTGTGTCTGCTTTTTCCCAAGTTGTTCAGATGGCTGAAGTGCCAAGAGGGGTAAAGAATCTGAAAATAGTCACAAAATTTGCTGGTGAAGTTGGAGAATCAACTACTGAACATGTTGCTCGTTATTTGGTCGAGATCAGGAACTTAGCTaatgatgaaaatttgaaaataaagtttttttcttcttcattgatgAAGAATGCATTTACTTAG